One window of Aliarcobacter lanthieri genomic DNA carries:
- a CDS encoding molybdopterin-dependent oxidoreductase, producing the protein MGANSFGRRTFLKMASLATAFSATSAFANTDKVLRDATDEEVRNPFPGSKLVKTICTHCSVGCGVIAEVHNGVWVRQEVAQDHPISNGGHCCKGADMIDKIRSTNRLQYPIEKVAGKWNRVSWDDAMTKVSNKLLELREKFGPDSVMFLGSAKVSNEQGYYIRKFVSMFGTNNIDHQARIUHSPTVAGVASTFGYGAMTNHLGDMHNSKAIIIIGSNPADNHPVAMQHILKGKEQNGAKIIVVDPRYTKTAAKSDLYCRIRTGTDVAFLYGMIRLIKENKWYDEKYLSDRVYGVEEIFKECEEYTPEHVEYITGLPKETLIQAATLYASSKPGCLIWNQGWTQHTIGSSNTRLGSIMQLILGNVGKVGGGCNILRGHDNVQGSTDIGCLADTLPGYYGLAEGSWKYFAKQWKVDYEWLKGRFKSKELMEARGNTLSLFADNIINEANAKYNGGTQIKALVCIGNGISTVTDVKRIKEALDKLDLVVFIDPYVNDATVITTRTDNLFLLPAASQVETSGTVVNTGRSAQWRSKVVEPMYESRTDHDILFDFAKRMGFYDEFIAGMGKGNNFQWPEDATDEVAKALKTIGMKGVTAQRLKKQQENWHLFNSSSLKGTGEFSKEYYGLPWPCWSETHPGSPVLYNTDLPVMQGGMGFRANFGLERNGVSLLAVDGSYPKGSKVKGGYAEITDKNIEELAGVTLTAEEKALVEGKNWKNDDSGILVKYALEAGLCPYGNAKAMTIAPSFIDPIPKHREPLHSFRPDLIEKYPASADKTNHWRVDVPYISRQTEKNWKEEFPINIVSGRVVEHMGTGTETRASHYLAELSPEMYGELHPNMAAKLGIKHGEMMWVHGTKGGKIKIKCKVSLRVDENSVFLPQNFSGWWSGEDLTHRYPDKTAPYAMGENSGQVTSYGFDQQTACPETKCSLVRIERA; encoded by the coding sequence ATGGGAGCGAATAGCTTTGGACGAAGAACATTTTTAAAGATGGCTTCTTTAGCAACAGCATTTAGCGCAACATCAGCCTTTGCAAATACAGATAAAGTTTTAAGAGATGCGACTGATGAAGAGGTGAGAAATCCTTTTCCTGGATCGAAATTAGTAAAAACAATCTGTACTCACTGCTCAGTAGGATGTGGAGTAATAGCTGAAGTACATAATGGAGTATGGGTAAGACAAGAAGTAGCACAAGATCACCCAATAAGTAATGGAGGACATTGCTGTAAAGGTGCAGATATGATTGATAAAATCAGATCTACAAACAGATTACAGTATCCAATAGAGAAAGTAGCTGGAAAATGGAATAGAGTATCATGGGATGATGCTATGACAAAGGTTTCTAATAAACTTTTAGAGTTAAGAGAGAAATTTGGACCAGATTCAGTTATGTTTTTAGGATCTGCAAAAGTAAGTAATGAACAAGGATATTATATTAGAAAATTTGTTTCAATGTTTGGAACAAATAATATAGATCACCAAGCTAGAATTTGACATAGTCCAACAGTTGCCGGTGTGGCAAGTACATTTGGATATGGAGCTATGACAAATCATTTAGGTGATATGCATAATTCTAAAGCTATTATTATCATAGGTTCTAACCCTGCTGATAACCATCCAGTTGCGATGCAACATATATTAAAAGGTAAAGAGCAAAATGGAGCAAAAATAATAGTTGTAGATCCAAGATATACAAAGACAGCAGCGAAATCAGATTTATATTGTAGAATAAGAACTGGAACAGATGTTGCTTTCCTTTATGGAATGATTAGATTAATAAAAGAAAATAAGTGGTACGATGAAAAATACTTAAGTGATAGAGTATATGGAGTTGAAGAGATATTTAAAGAGTGTGAAGAGTATACTCCTGAACATGTTGAATATATTACTGGACTTCCAAAAGAGACTTTAATTCAAGCTGCAACATTATATGCAAGTTCGAAGCCAGGATGCTTAATTTGGAATCAAGGTTGGACACAACATACAATTGGTTCATCAAATACAAGACTTGGTTCTATTATGCAATTAATTCTTGGAAATGTTGGAAAAGTTGGAGGCGGATGTAATATTTTAAGAGGACATGATAATGTTCAAGGTTCAACTGATATTGGTTGTTTAGCTGATACATTACCAGGGTATTATGGGTTAGCTGAAGGTTCTTGGAAATATTTTGCAAAACAGTGGAAAGTTGATTATGAATGGTTAAAAGGTAGATTTAAATCAAAAGAGCTGATGGAAGCAAGAGGTAATACTCTTTCACTTTTTGCAGATAATATTATCAATGAAGCAAATGCAAAATATAATGGTGGAACTCAAATTAAAGCACTTGTTTGTATAGGAAATGGTATTTCTACTGTTACTGATGTTAAAAGAATAAAAGAGGCTTTAGATAAATTAGATTTAGTTGTATTTATAGATCCTTATGTGAATGATGCTACTGTTATTACAACAAGAACGGATAATCTATTCTTGCTACCAGCTGCTTCTCAAGTTGAAACATCTGGAACTGTTGTAAATACAGGAAGAAGTGCACAATGGAGAAGTAAAGTTGTAGAACCTATGTATGAATCAAGAACGGATCATGATATTTTATTTGATTTTGCAAAAAGAATGGGATTCTATGATGAATTTATTGCAGGTATGGGTAAAGGTAATAATTTTCAATGGCCAGAAGATGCAACAGATGAAGTTGCAAAAGCTTTAAAAACTATTGGAATGAAAGGTGTTACTGCACAAAGATTGAAAAAACAACAAGAAAATTGGCACTTGTTTAATTCTTCATCTTTAAAAGGAACTGGAGAGTTTTCAAAAGAGTATTATGGATTACCATGGCCTTGTTGGAGTGAAACACATCCTGGAAGCCCAGTTTTATATAATACAGATTTACCTGTTATGCAAGGTGGTATGGGATTTAGAGCAAACTTTGGTTTAGAAAGAAATGGAGTAAGCTTACTAGCAGTTGATGGAAGCTATCCAAAAGGTTCTAAAGTTAAAGGTGGATATGCTGAGATTACAGATAAGAATATAGAAGAGTTAGCTGGAGTTACTTTAACTGCTGAAGAAAAAGCATTAGTTGAAGGTAAAAACTGGAAAAATGATGATAGTGGAATATTAGTAAAATATGCACTTGAAGCAGGACTTTGTCCATATGGAAATGCAAAAGCTATGACTATAGCTCCATCATTCATAGATCCAATTCCAAAACATAGAGAACCTTTACATTCATTTAGACCTGATTTGATTGAAAAATATCCAGCTTCAGCTGATAAAACAAATCACTGGAGAGTTGATGTTCCTTATATTAGTAGACAAACTGAGAAAAATTGGAAAGAAGAATTCCCAATTAATATTGTTTCAGGAAGAGTAGTTGAACATATGGGAACGGGTACAGAGACAAGAGCATCTCACTATTTAGCAGAGTTAAGCCCTGAAATGTATGGAGAATTACATCCAAATATGGCAGCAAAACTTGGAATTAAACATGGTGAAATGATGTGGGTACATGGGACAAAAGGTGGAAAGATAAAAATTAAGTGTAAAGTTAGTTTAAGAGTTGATGAAAACTCAGTATTTTTACCACAGAACTTCTCTGGTTGGTGGAGTGGAGAGGATTTAACACATAGATATCCAGATAAAACTGCACCATACGCAATGGGTGAGAATTCAGGTCAAGTAACAAGTTATGGGTTTGATCAACAAACAGCTTGTCCAGAGACTAAATGTTCACTTGTAAGAATAGAAAGAGCATAG
- a CDS encoding TorD/DmsD family molecular chaperone produces MHNVEIDKARAFIYNILSLLFVEEYTKTKSSQILENLEVLSKNSFSENVQDVSKELVVYLKEKSTNIIFSEYQDLFLIPFDEYIPLSASWYHERREGGFMQLKVKDILGKTVIRKDEKNFTAQEDHYGFIFTLSTYLLDKQVLKEIDEDLQKDLFIEVLNPYIDELFYKLIGSSSFIYSRVGIILKEFIGFERAYLDIKN; encoded by the coding sequence ATGCATAATGTAGAAATTGATAAAGCAAGAGCTTTTATATATAATATTTTATCTTTACTTTTTGTCGAAGAATATACAAAAACAAAATCTTCTCAAATCTTAGAAAATTTAGAAGTTTTATCAAAAAATTCTTTTAGTGAAAATGTCCAAGATGTATCAAAAGAATTAGTTGTATATTTAAAAGAAAAATCTACAAACATAATATTTAGTGAATATCAAGATCTGTTTTTAATACCTTTTGATGAGTATATTCCTCTTAGTGCTTCTTGGTACCATGAAAGAAGAGAAGGTGGTTTTATGCAACTAAAAGTAAAAGATATTTTGGGGAAAACAGTTATTAGAAAAGATGAAAAAAACTTTACTGCACAAGAAGATCACTATGGTTTTATATTTACTTTGAGTACGTATTTACTAGATAAACAAGTATTGAAAGAAATAGATGAAGATTTACAAAAAGATCTTTTTATAGAAGTTTTAAACCCTTATATTGATGAGTTATTTTATAAACTTATAGGAAGTTCTAGTTTTATATATTCAAGAGTTGGAATAATTTTAAAAGAGTTTATAGGCTTTGAAAGAGCTTATTTAGATATAAAAAATTAA